From Deltaproteobacteria bacterium, a single genomic window includes:
- a CDS encoding extracellular solute-binding protein, producing the protein MMKASWLVVIAATWFSTSQAFAAETKAPWQLEWEKTVEAAKKEGKLVAAIPASAELRKAIGEVFPKRFPGIELDLTNARGPSNAAKIAAEHAAGVRDFDLLISGTSTPFNLPNAGILEPAEPLLILPEVKDPKRWFGGHVWLDNAKKYIYAFQVYQSENIWHNPTLMKADEVRSYDDLLNPKWKGKIGILDPRSPGAGTATWAFFLKIKGEEFLKRLAAQEMFLSRDQRQLADSLAKGKTAVTIGLTYYTFAPFLKAGLPVKPLPYMKEGTYTSCGSSATSIVKNSSHPNAAKVFINWLFSKEGQEIYGKAMGQATRRIDVDTKWMVAHGVRGSKDFLTVEENNRLENYGEDTINTYWAKSAKIAEEVFK; encoded by the coding sequence ATGATGAAAGCAAGCTGGCTAGTTGTAATCGCTGCGACATGGTTTAGCACAAGCCAGGCATTCGCCGCCGAAACCAAAGCGCCATGGCAACTTGAGTGGGAGAAAACCGTCGAAGCCGCCAAGAAAGAAGGCAAGTTGGTGGCGGCGATACCGGCGAGCGCGGAGTTGCGCAAAGCTATAGGAGAAGTATTTCCCAAACGCTTTCCCGGCATCGAACTCGATCTCACCAACGCGCGCGGGCCGTCCAACGCCGCCAAGATCGCCGCCGAGCATGCCGCCGGCGTGCGCGACTTCGATCTTTTGATCAGCGGCACCTCGACGCCGTTCAATCTGCCCAACGCCGGGATTCTCGAACCGGCCGAGCCGCTGCTGATTCTCCCCGAAGTCAAAGATCCCAAGCGCTGGTTCGGCGGCCACGTCTGGCTCGACAACGCGAAAAAGTATATCTACGCCTTTCAGGTCTACCAGTCGGAAAATATTTGGCACAACCCGACGCTGATGAAAGCCGACGAAGTGCGCTCCTACGACGATCTGTTGAATCCGAAATGGAAAGGCAAGATCGGCATTCTCGATCCGCGTTCGCCGGGGGCCGGCACGGCGACCTGGGCATTTTTTCTAAAGATCAAAGGCGAAGAATTTTTGAAAAGATTGGCCGCCCAGGAAATGTTCTTGTCGCGCGATCAACGCCAACTCGCCGACAGCCTCGCCAAAGGCAAAACCGCCGTCACCATCGGCCTCACCTATTACACCTTCGCACCGTTTTTGAAGGCCGGCCTGCCGGTCAAACCGCTGCCCTACATGAAAGAAGGCACCTACACCAGTTGCGGCAGCAGTGCTACATCCATCGTAAAAAATTCATCCCATCCGAACGCGGCAAAAGTTTTTATCAACTGGCTGTTCAGCAAAGAGGGCCAAGAAATCTACGGCAAGGCGATGGGCCAAGCGACGCGCCGTATCGATGTCGACACCAAATGGATGGTCGCCCATGGCGTGCGCGGATCGAAAGATTTTCTCACCGTCGAAGAAAACAATCGCTTGGAAAACTACGGCGAAGACACGATCAACACCTATTGGGCCAAGTCGGCGAAGATCGCCGAGGAAGTATTCAAATAG